The Sporomusa termitida genome has a window encoding:
- a CDS encoding DUF2271 domain-containing protein, producing MRIFNLLLLLALSAALLAACGNTNQPVRKGALQEYSPRAGTEAAAPAVQSPGQVTVSFDYQRQREIASDQLAVWIEDTQGRHIRTLLVTRFTANGGYQKRAETVPHWQQAFQPAGAGRQALDAVSSATPQSGPVSVIWDCRNQAGEAVPAGPYVYKAEANIKWAKTALWQGTLPVGSGAAESAATAVTGDGILLQAVRASFAPAP from the coding sequence ATGCGAATCTTTAACCTGCTGCTGTTGCTGGCGCTAAGCGCCGCCTTGCTGGCGGCCTGCGGCAATACCAATCAGCCGGTGCGCAAGGGCGCATTACAGGAATACTCGCCCCGGGCCGGGACAGAGGCGGCGGCGCCGGCGGTACAAAGCCCGGGTCAGGTCACGGTCAGCTTTGATTACCAGCGCCAGCGCGAGATCGCCAGTGACCAACTGGCGGTCTGGATTGAGGACACCCAGGGGCGGCATATCCGCACCCTGCTGGTAACCAGGTTCACAGCCAATGGCGGCTATCAGAAACGGGCCGAGACTGTGCCTCACTGGCAGCAGGCCTTTCAACCGGCCGGTGCCGGCCGCCAGGCACTGGATGCCGTTAGCTCGGCGACCCCGCAGTCCGGCCCGGTTTCAGTCATCTGGGACTGCCGTAATCAGGCCGGCGAGGCGGTTCCGGCCGGTCCCTATGTCTATAAAGCCGAGGCCAATATTAAATGGGCCAAAACAGCACTCTGGCAGGGTACCCTGCCGGTTGGTTCCGGGGCCGCCGAGTCGGCGGCCACCGCCGTCACCGGCGACGGCATCCTGCTGCAAGCCGTGCGGGCCAGCTTTGCACCGGCCCCCTGA
- a CDS encoding energy-coupling factor transporter transmembrane component T → MKMVVKQEAAGQCWEDKTDSLLIGKTSRGLRDMDPRMKILMSLAFSTMLFFTAQKMTMLLSLIVAFAILLLAGKGRSSKPFLLAYAFCLIIDTLIGLAGVENIKILLSVFVYSCMKFIPVIMLGHWLVTTVKINDFITAMEQMGFTRAVIIPLAVLLRFLPTVKDELGYILDTMKMRNIELSFKGLLVQPVRMLEYILVPLLLRSVKLADELSAAALTRGIDGTNQRTSLREVRILFADMVIAGCFVAIVAALWYQDSKTAGLSLGWIGL, encoded by the coding sequence ATGAAAATGGTGGTTAAACAAGAAGCTGCCGGCCAGTGTTGGGAAGATAAAACGGACAGTTTGCTTATTGGCAAAACAAGCAGAGGCTTACGGGATATGGATCCCAGAATGAAAATCCTGATGTCGCTGGCTTTCAGTACGATGCTTTTCTTTACTGCGCAAAAAATGACTATGCTGCTATCTTTAATCGTAGCTTTTGCCATCTTGCTGCTTGCCGGCAAAGGCCGAAGCAGCAAGCCGTTCCTGCTGGCGTATGCTTTTTGTCTGATTATAGATACGTTAATTGGTTTGGCGGGTGTGGAGAATATCAAGATATTGTTAAGTGTGTTCGTCTACAGTTGCATGAAGTTTATTCCGGTTATCATGCTGGGACACTGGCTGGTGACCACGGTAAAAATAAACGATTTTATTACCGCTATGGAACAAATGGGATTCACACGGGCGGTGATCATACCGCTGGCGGTACTTCTCAGGTTTTTACCCACAGTAAAAGATGAGCTGGGCTATATTCTGGATACCATGAAAATGCGCAATATAGAGCTTTCTTTTAAGGGGCTGTTAGTTCAGCCGGTCAGGATGCTGGAATATATTTTGGTGCCCCTGCTGCTGCGGAGTGTGAAGCTGGCGGATGAATTGTCGGCGGCAGCGCTGACCAGAGGAATTGACGGGACTAATCAAAGAACATCACTGCGCGAGGTGCGGATTTTATTCGCTGACATGGTGATTGCCGGTTGCTTTGTTGCGATTGTTGCCGCGCTCTGGTATCAGGACAGCAAGACCGCCGGCCTGTCCCTGGGGTGGATAGGGCTGTGA
- a CDS encoding MptD family putative ECF transporter S component: MDGKDKKMQIKDMVVLGVLNAVFIIIFLIIVMVLGMIPVTSIFAPAIAAIPLGAVFLLLIVKVSKIGAFLISGILQGTVFLLFGVSWPLVSAIVIAAVLGEIIVWGNYKNLKRIASGYAVLICGYSFGSFAPMVFFADAYKVMAVSRGYDESYVNAIIALLNGPVFFWILTASAAGAFLGALFGRRVLKKHFIQAGIV; the protein is encoded by the coding sequence GTGGATGGGAAAGACAAAAAAATGCAGATTAAGGACATGGTTGTTTTAGGCGTGCTCAATGCAGTATTCATTATTATTTTTTTGATTATTGTCATGGTTCTGGGAATGATTCCGGTTACATCAATTTTTGCTCCGGCTATTGCTGCTATTCCACTGGGAGCGGTGTTTTTACTCCTGATAGTAAAGGTTTCGAAAATAGGCGCATTCCTGATCAGTGGTATTTTGCAGGGGACGGTATTTTTACTTTTCGGCGTTTCCTGGCCGTTGGTCAGTGCCATTGTCATTGCCGCAGTGCTGGGAGAAATTATTGTATGGGGAAACTACAAAAATCTTAAAAGAATTGCATCAGGCTACGCCGTTCTTATTTGCGGGTATTCCTTCGGTTCTTTTGCCCCGATGGTATTTTTTGCGGATGCGTATAAAGTAATGGCTGTCAGCAGGGGCTACGACGAAAGCTATGTTAATGCAATCATTGCGCTGTTAAACGGGCCGGTATTTTTTTGGATATTAACGGCGTCGGCAGCGGGTGCTTTCCTGGGAGCTTTATTCGGCAGGAGAGTTTTAAAAAAACATTTCATTCAGGCCGGTATTGTGTAA
- a CDS encoding energy-coupling factor transporter transmembrane component T, which produces MAGKATLQVQDLIALGVLNAVFLRFLPRVKEELGHIKNPIKMRNIELTGRGLLFQPVRTMESILVLQLMGSVKVADELAAALTRGIDGERPRTSRRAGRTLFADVVLAAGFTLFAAVLWYLDKNMFSGLSLGGWARD; this is translated from the coding sequence GTGGCAGGGAAGGCAACGCTGCAGGTTCAGGATTTAATTGCCTTGGGTGTGCTGAATGCGGTATTTTTACGGTTTTTGCCTAGGGTAAAAGAAGAATTAGGGCACATTAAGAACCCTATAAAAATGCGTAATATAGAGTTAACTGGCCGGGGATTATTGTTTCAGCCGGTCAGAACCATGGAGTCTATACTGGTGCTCCAGCTGATGGGAAGCGTTAAAGTGGCCGATGAACTGGCGGCAGCACTGACGCGGGGCATTGACGGCGAGCGCCCAAGAACATCCCGGCGGGCTGGGCGGACTCTATTTGCCGATGTGGTGCTTGCGGCTGGCTTTACTCTGTTTGCCGCAGTACTCTGGTATCTTGACAAAAACATGTTTTCCGGCCTGTCGTTAGGGGGTTGGGCGCGTGATTGA
- a CDS encoding ABC transporter ATP-binding protein produces the protein MIEIKNVKFSYHGKRAESVSAIDLQINKGEFVLLCGRSGCGKTTVTRLLNGLIPHFYEGALHGEAFIDGKSIRNMKLHQLARLVGSVFQDPRSQFFTVDTTSEIVFGCENMGVPRAEMIHRLNNTVAVMKIEQLLERSLFKLSSGEKQKIAIASVHAAGPSVYVLDEPSANLDHQATEELRVLLGLLKEKGHTVIIAEHRLYYLKDLVDRVVYMEGGKIAAEYDRENFLSMPDTERIDKGLRCVFPAKLVLQRSGSEMFAPPAYLQLDAVCFRYEGSPRILDGLCLKAGQGEIIGVTGLNGAGKSTFAKILCGLVSEQQGKVSIESGPAKAGERLKKSYFVMQDADYQLFTESVEEELALGNENMPHLTETVAETMETLGLAAFKSCHPASLSGGQKQRVTIAVAIVKGADILIFDEPTSGLDAENMRRVASLLQRVAAKGKAVFVITHDYEFIVHTCTRIVNLAGGRVSADFFLNDSSLEELKELFGFI, from the coding sequence GTGATTGAGATAAAAAATGTAAAATTCAGCTATCACGGAAAACGGGCCGAAAGCGTTTCTGCCATTGATTTGCAGATTAACAAAGGAGAATTCGTTTTGCTGTGCGGACGCAGCGGTTGCGGCAAAACCACCGTTACCCGGTTGCTGAATGGTTTGATTCCTCATTTTTATGAAGGGGCTTTGCACGGTGAGGCCTTTATTGACGGGAAAAGTATCCGCAATATGAAGCTGCATCAGCTCGCACGGCTGGTTGGCTCGGTATTCCAGGATCCCCGTTCGCAGTTTTTTACGGTTGATACCACGTCGGAAATTGTCTTCGGCTGCGAAAATATGGGCGTGCCAAGAGCGGAAATGATCCACCGGCTGAATAATACGGTGGCGGTTATGAAAATTGAGCAACTGCTAGAAAGGAGCCTATTCAAGTTATCCAGCGGCGAAAAACAAAAAATTGCCATCGCTTCCGTCCATGCGGCGGGACCCTCTGTTTATGTACTGGACGAACCTTCGGCCAATTTGGATCATCAAGCTACGGAAGAACTCAGAGTACTTCTTGGCCTGCTGAAGGAAAAGGGCCATACGGTCATTATCGCCGAGCACCGCCTGTATTACCTGAAAGACCTTGTCGACAGAGTGGTTTATATGGAGGGTGGGAAAATTGCTGCAGAGTATGACCGGGAAAACTTCCTGTCTATGCCTGATACAGAGCGGATAGATAAAGGACTAAGATGTGTTTTCCCGGCAAAGCTGGTTTTACAGCGGAGCGGCAGCGAAATGTTTGCACCGCCGGCCTATTTGCAGCTGGACGCCGTATGTTTCCGGTATGAGGGCAGTCCCCGGATTCTCGACGGATTGTGCCTTAAGGCCGGACAGGGAGAAATTATTGGCGTTACAGGCTTGAACGGCGCCGGCAAAAGCACCTTTGCGAAGATTCTCTGCGGACTGGTAAGCGAGCAGCAGGGGAAAGTAAGTATTGAGTCTGGGCCGGCAAAAGCGGGAGAGCGCCTGAAAAAATCATACTTTGTTATGCAGGATGCTGACTATCAATTATTTACTGAAAGCGTAGAGGAAGAACTGGCTCTGGGCAACGAGAACATGCCCCATTTGACGGAAACAGTGGCGGAAACGATGGAAACACTCGGTCTGGCTGCCTTTAAGAGCTGCCATCCGGCCTCCCTCTCTGGCGGACAAAAGCAACGAGTGACCATTGCCGTGGCAATCGTTAAGGGGGCGGACATATTGATTTTTGATGAACCCACCAGCGGTTTGGATGCGGAAAATATGCGGCGGGTGGCTTCCCTGCTGCAAAGGGTTGCGGCCAAGGGAAAAGCGGTGTTTGTCATCACCCATGATTATGAGTTTATCGTGCACACTTGTACAAGAATTGTCAATTTGGCGGGAGGTAGAGTCAGTGCTGATTTTTTCCTTAATGACAGCAGTCTGGAAGAATTAAAAGAACTTTTTGGTTTTATATGA
- a CDS encoding ABC transporter ATP-binding protein codes for MGGFKKVLFYAQEHSNKIYCALLLILGSVVAGICPYLIAYDIILRFVETHTATTGYVLLMSGAVVVCLLLQSFLYYKGLTLSHEAAYDTLMGMRIKFADKLTKLSLGDIHTNGTGSYKKNFVDDIESVELLLAHMLPEGIPYVLAPVVAYLIFFILDWRLALLSIAAVSIGLLAIIIMTKSGTKKMERYYSAARKMNATIIEYISGMEVIKIFNRTTSSYENYVSSVEDYKKYTLAWFRESWTYMAVYGAVLPCTILFLLPVGSMFYLDGTLTLATFVFALLLSMSLGQPFIRLVEFFPTLPVLKHKIGQLEKTFTGEELTLADQGIAPDNYNVEFQDVTFAYDHKEVIDRVSFCAKENNVTAIVGASGSGKSTLAKLLVHFWDVKEGRITIGGVNINDMSFARLMNLISYVSQDTFLFKDSLMENIRVGKPEASDDEVMAAAKMAMCHEFIRKMEKGYYTNAGEAGNKLSGGEKQRLTIARAILKNAPVIILDEATAFTDPENEDKIQAALNQLIIGKTVVVIAHRLSTIVEADTILLMDKGRLLMQGTHAELLVKSRQYQSLWDSHQQTLDWGIQVKEGQNA; via the coding sequence ATGGGTGGGTTCAAAAAAGTTTTATTTTATGCCCAGGAACACAGCAATAAGATATATTGCGCATTACTGCTTATTTTAGGCAGCGTTGTTGCGGGAATCTGCCCTTATCTAATTGCGTATGATATTATCTTACGGTTCGTGGAGACGCATACCGCCACGACGGGGTACGTATTGCTTATGAGCGGCGCCGTTGTTGTCTGTTTGTTATTACAGTCATTTTTGTATTACAAGGGATTGACATTGTCGCATGAGGCGGCTTATGACACGCTGATGGGAATGCGAATAAAATTTGCCGATAAGCTGACCAAATTGTCGTTGGGGGATATCCATACGAACGGGACAGGCAGTTATAAGAAAAACTTTGTCGATGACATCGAAAGTGTGGAGCTGTTGCTTGCCCATATGCTGCCGGAAGGCATACCTTATGTCCTCGCACCGGTCGTTGCTTATCTTATTTTCTTTATTCTGGACTGGCGTCTGGCCCTGCTTTCGATTGCCGCAGTGTCCATTGGCCTGCTTGCTATTATCATAATGACGAAGAGCGGAACTAAAAAAATGGAACGCTATTATAGCGCTGCGAGAAAAATGAACGCAACCATAATTGAATATATCTCGGGCATGGAAGTCATTAAAATTTTTAACAGGACGACAAGTTCTTACGAAAACTATGTGTCGTCGGTGGAAGATTATAAAAAGTATACACTGGCGTGGTTCCGTGAATCGTGGACGTATATGGCGGTTTACGGCGCGGTTCTGCCCTGCACCATACTGTTTTTACTGCCTGTGGGCAGTATGTTTTATCTCGATGGAACGTTAACCCTGGCTACCTTTGTTTTTGCCCTGCTGTTATCAATGAGTCTTGGTCAGCCGTTTATCCGGCTGGTGGAATTTTTCCCCACCCTTCCTGTCCTTAAGCATAAAATAGGCCAACTGGAAAAAACCTTTACCGGTGAAGAACTGACGCTTGCTGATCAGGGAATTGCCCCGGACAATTATAACGTGGAATTCCAGGATGTTACTTTTGCCTATGATCACAAAGAAGTCATTGACCGGGTCTCCTTTTGTGCTAAAGAGAATAATGTTACGGCCATTGTTGGCGCATCCGGGAGCGGCAAGAGTACGTTGGCTAAGCTGCTGGTGCATTTTTGGGATGTTAAAGAGGGCCGGATTACGATCGGCGGCGTCAATATTAACGATATGTCTTTTGCAAGACTGATGAATTTAATTAGTTATGTTTCACAGGACACTTTTCTGTTTAAGGATTCTCTCATGGAGAATATTCGTGTCGGCAAGCCTGAGGCCAGTGATGACGAGGTTATGGCGGCGGCGAAAATGGCTATGTGCCATGAATTTATTAGAAAAATGGAAAAGGGGTATTACACCAATGCCGGCGAGGCGGGAAATAAGCTTTCCGGCGGGGAAAAGCAACGTCTTACCATTGCCAGGGCGATCCTGAAAAATGCTCCTGTTATCATTCTGGATGAGGCTACCGCCTTTACCGATCCGGAAAACGAGGATAAAATCCAGGCAGCGTTAAATCAGCTGATTATCGGTAAAACCGTGGTTGTTATTGCTCACCGGCTTTCTACAATTGTGGAGGCCGATACAATTCTGCTGATGGATAAAGGGCGTTTGCTTATGCAGGGCACTCATGCCGAACTGCTGGTAAAATCCAGGCAATACCAGTCGCTATGGGATTCACACCAGCAAACGCTGGACTGGGGAATTCAGGTTAAGGAGGGACAAAATGCTTAG
- a CDS encoding GNAT family N-acetyltransferase, translating into MKLGTVKATVAMADKIGYIQAKSWQAAYKGIVPAEYLATFTSEKRADIFRKVMPARSEEFYLFSTHDQPSGMAILGKARDEDLPDTTGEISAIYFLPDAWGTGCSVPAIWFCLTRLRELGYAQVILWVLKDNPRARRFYEKAGFHFDGAIKEINIGKPLIELRYSFTFPS; encoded by the coding sequence ATGAAACTTGGTACAGTAAAGGCTACTGTCGCTATGGCCGATAAAATCGGCTATATCCAAGCAAAGTCTTGGCAAGCGGCTTATAAGGGGATCGTCCCGGCTGAGTATTTGGCTACATTTACTTCTGAAAAACGTGCAGATATCTTTCGTAAGGTGATGCCAGCGCGGTCAGAAGAATTCTATCTTTTCAGTACGCATGATCAACCCAGCGGGATGGCAATTCTCGGGAAAGCCCGCGATGAAGACTTACCGGATACTACGGGCGAAATCAGCGCAATATATTTCCTCCCTGACGCGTGGGGAACGGGCTGCTCGGTTCCAGCTATTTGGTTTTGCCTTACCCGTTTGCGTGAACTCGGCTACGCGCAGGTTATCCTTTGGGTGCTTAAAGATAATCCGAGAGCCCGCCGGTTTTACGAAAAGGCCGGTTTCCATTTTGACGGCGCAATAAAAGAAATTAATATTGGCAAACCTTTGATCGAGCTTCGCTATTCTTTCACTTTTCCCTCTTGA
- a CDS encoding helix-turn-helix transcriptional regulator: MIKNAGPKYQIFNPQDETCPICVGLNHIYRTNSFQNEMKVPEAVGEGYCRRIVVKPSMRISISDMTFHERMTMGERQGSSLYSLAFCLGEGFLWRVEGNPKREYGIACGESCIFNRDQGISISSYDPGSRFLGICVEFDFDIITSFMQHREKDQAHNRLFTGSNFLYNGKISPAIRLILNEMMNCRYREQLKRIYLEGKILELIAVYLDETVFEDEAMSSAGEVSAYDREALYKARRILDENLVAPPTIGKLAKLIYLNEYKLKTGFKELFGMPVHAYIIDKRLELARLLIEDKKLKVTEAALLVGYNDLSYFAEKFRRKYGVNPSKYSKNI, translated from the coding sequence ATGATAAAAAATGCCGGGCCAAAATATCAAATATTTAATCCGCAGGACGAAACTTGCCCAATATGTGTTGGGCTCAATCATATTTACAGAACCAATTCGTTTCAAAATGAGATGAAAGTACCGGAAGCGGTTGGCGAGGGCTATTGCCGGCGCATTGTTGTCAAACCTTCCATGAGAATATCAATCAGCGATATGACTTTTCATGAAAGGATGACAATGGGGGAAAGACAGGGCAGCTCCCTGTACAGTCTGGCTTTTTGTCTGGGAGAGGGATTTCTATGGCGGGTGGAGGGGAATCCGAAGCGGGAATATGGGATCGCCTGTGGGGAAAGCTGTATATTCAACCGCGACCAAGGCATCAGTATCAGCAGCTATGATCCGGGTTCCCGCTTTTTGGGGATTTGTGTGGAGTTTGATTTTGACATCATTACAAGTTTTATGCAACACAGAGAAAAAGACCAGGCACACAACAGATTGTTTACCGGCAGTAATTTTTTATATAATGGAAAAATTTCCCCGGCTATCCGCCTGATTCTCAACGAAATGATGAATTGCCGTTATCGGGAACAGCTCAAAAGAATCTATCTTGAAGGAAAAATACTGGAGCTGATTGCCGTCTATTTGGACGAGACTGTCTTTGAGGATGAGGCAATGTCTTCTGCCGGCGAGGTTTCGGCCTATGACCGGGAGGCACTGTATAAAGCCCGAAGAATTCTGGACGAAAATCTTGTAGCGCCGCCGACAATAGGAAAACTGGCAAAATTGATTTACCTGAATGAATATAAACTGAAAACCGGGTTTAAAGAATTATTCGGCATGCCTGTTCATGCTTATATTATTGATAAAAGGCTGGAACTTGCGCGTTTGCTGATAGAGGATAAAAAGCTGAAAGTCACAGAAGCTGCTTTACTGGTAGGTTATAACGATTTAAGCTATTTCGCGGAAAAATTCAGAAGAAAATATGGTGTTAATCCATCCAAGTACAGTAAAAACATATAA
- a CDS encoding methyl-accepting chemotaxis protein: MDIKKKLTLALLVASSLPLIIFTGISLNNSMQTAKETALSENLKRTEIVQEKINNFIDKNLYGVKVLSTNPSVRAHDAAGIKPLIAEAAKVYTDLNPIVVTGANGTQVARSDDLRLTNVSDRNFFKLAMQGQAEVISEVLVSKDNGHLISVLATPVTGSDGKVNGVIQGTVELSILNEFVNGLSQDQVTVYILDQEGKLLAHPTKDLQKPEERTDMSGFDFVQRGLAGSSGAEEVKIDNQQMLVSYMKHEKSGWLLCTEIPYSTAVAKSIDEATYTAFIGLFLIVVTGGIAFVLAGIAIKPILALVAAAKSVAAGNLSVKKMEIKSTDEIGLLAEAFNAMISNLTELIRKIQDNAGLVANSAEQLTANSEQSTQAANHIASSITEVAAGAAAQMEVANETSDIMEKLSAGIQQIAADANQVVSQSAQAADKAKNGDQEVEKAVIQMNQIKDTVNASAQVVVQLGERSKEIGQIVDTISGIAGQTNLLALNAAIEAARAGEQGRGFAVVAEEVRKLAEQSQEAAKKIAELIGEIQGETDKAVAAMNEGTQEVQRGTAVVNGAGIAFKEIMAVVTQVSDQVKAISASIQQMAASSQQTVVSVKKIDDFSKKSAGESQGVSAAIEEQLASMEEISAASQALVQLSQDLQAAVAKFRA, translated from the coding sequence ATGGATATCAAGAAGAAACTAACATTAGCCCTACTGGTTGCCAGTTCACTGCCGCTTATCATTTTTACGGGTATCAGCTTAAACAATTCGATGCAAACAGCAAAAGAAACGGCTTTATCGGAGAATTTAAAGCGAACGGAAATTGTTCAGGAAAAGATAAATAATTTTATTGACAAAAATTTATACGGGGTAAAAGTCCTGTCGACCAACCCCAGTGTGCGGGCCCATGATGCAGCCGGCATCAAGCCCCTGATTGCTGAGGCCGCCAAGGTGTATACGGATCTTAATCCGATTGTCGTTACCGGGGCCAATGGGACGCAGGTTGCCAGAAGCGACGATCTCCGGCTGACTAATGTGTCGGACCGCAACTTTTTTAAACTGGCCATGCAGGGACAGGCAGAGGTTATCTCGGAAGTGCTGGTCAGCAAGGACAACGGGCATCTTATTTCGGTGCTGGCCACGCCGGTGACAGGCAGTGACGGCAAGGTAAACGGGGTTATTCAGGGCACGGTCGAGCTGTCGATATTAAATGAATTTGTTAATGGGTTGTCCCAGGATCAGGTTACCGTCTATATCCTGGACCAGGAGGGCAAGCTGCTGGCCCATCCGACTAAGGACCTGCAAAAGCCGGAGGAACGGACAGATATGTCGGGGTTTGATTTTGTACAACGCGGTTTAGCCGGCAGCAGCGGGGCCGAGGAAGTGAAGATAGACAATCAGCAGATGCTGGTAAGCTATATGAAACATGAAAAATCCGGCTGGCTGCTCTGTACGGAAATCCCCTATAGCACGGCTGTCGCCAAAAGCATTGACGAGGCGACATATACGGCTTTTATTGGTTTATTCTTAATTGTTGTTACCGGCGGGATCGCTTTTGTTCTTGCCGGCATCGCCATTAAACCCATTCTCGCCCTGGTTGCGGCGGCCAAAAGTGTTGCGGCCGGGAATTTGTCGGTCAAAAAAATGGAGATAAAATCGACCGATGAGATTGGGCTGCTGGCCGAGGCCTTTAATGCGATGATCAGCAACCTGACCGAGCTTATCCGCAAGATTCAGGACAATGCCGGGCTTGTCGCCAACTCGGCCGAACAGCTTACGGCCAACTCGGAACAATCGACGCAGGCCGCCAACCATATTGCGTCATCGATTACGGAGGTGGCTGCCGGGGCTGCGGCCCAAATGGAGGTGGCTAATGAAACCTCAGACATTATGGAGAAATTATCGGCCGGAATTCAGCAAATAGCCGCAGACGCCAATCAGGTTGTCAGCCAGTCGGCGCAGGCGGCCGATAAAGCCAAAAATGGCGACCAGGAGGTGGAAAAGGCGGTTATCCAGATGAATCAAATCAAGGATACTGTCAACGCCTCGGCCCAGGTTGTGGTTCAGCTAGGGGAGCGGTCGAAGGAAATCGGTCAGATTGTGGACACCATTTCCGGTATTGCCGGGCAGACCAACCTGCTGGCCTTAAATGCCGCCATTGAGGCCGCCCGGGCCGGCGAACAGGGCCGGGGCTTTGCGGTGGTGGCGGAAGAGGTGCGGAAGCTGGCCGAACAGTCGCAGGAAGCGGCCAAGAAGATTGCCGAGCTCATTGGCGAGATTCAGGGCGAGACCGACAAGGCGGTAGCGGCCATGAACGAAGGCACGCAGGAGGTACAGCGGGGGACGGCCGTGGTCAACGGCGCCGGCATCGCTTTTAAGGAAATTATGGCGGTGGTAACCCAGGTCTCCGATCAGGTAAAAGCGATTTCGGCTTCCATTCAGCAGATGGCGGCCAGCAGCCAACAGACGGTGGTTTCGGTGAAAAAGATTGACGATTTCAGCAAAAAATCGGCCGGCGAGTCCCAGGGGGTTTCGGCGGCGATTGAAGAACAACTGGCTTCGATGGAAGAAATCTCAGCAGCCAGTCAGGCTTTGGTCCAGCTGTCGCAGGACTTGCAGGCGGCGGTGGCTAAATTCCGGGCATAA
- a CDS encoding cation diffusion facilitator family transporter, translated as MGHHHSQSGHTPEKNNLAALTASLIITAGIMVLEFFGGLFTNSLALLSDAGHMLSDTTALGLSLFAAVLALKPPSPQKTYGFYRFEILAAFFNGVTLFVIAGFIVWEAYERLWAPPLVNSGYMIGIAGIGLLANLVSARVLTWKGDMGQSINLRSAYLHILGDALGSVGAIIAGLLMYFFSWYWADPVISVIVALLILRSAWVVINESVNILLEGTPPTINWEEVKESLRTIDGVRDVHDLHIWTITSGLASLTCHLVIEADKDPQAILQTAICTIRDQFQINHTTIQIETADFNHPSCLP; from the coding sequence ATGGGGCATCACCACAGCCAGAGCGGGCACACACCGGAAAAAAACAATCTGGCCGCACTGACAGCATCGCTGATCATTACCGCCGGCATTATGGTCCTGGAATTTTTCGGCGGGTTGTTTACCAACAGTCTGGCCCTGCTCTCCGACGCCGGTCACATGCTCAGTGACACAACCGCCCTGGGGTTAAGCCTGTTTGCCGCCGTGCTGGCGCTGAAACCGCCGTCCCCCCAAAAAACCTATGGCTTTTACCGCTTTGAGATTCTGGCCGCATTTTTTAATGGCGTGACGCTGTTTGTTATCGCCGGTTTTATTGTCTGGGAAGCCTATGAACGTTTGTGGGCGCCGCCCCTGGTAAATAGCGGCTATATGATAGGGATTGCGGGCATTGGCCTGCTTGCCAACCTGGTCAGTGCGCGGGTCCTGACCTGGAAGGGAGATATGGGGCAAAGCATTAATCTCCGCAGTGCCTATCTTCATATTCTCGGCGACGCACTGGGCTCGGTCGGCGCCATTATCGCCGGGTTATTGATGTACTTTTTTTCCTGGTACTGGGCCGATCCGGTTATTAGTGTTATTGTTGCCCTGCTGATTTTGCGCAGTGCCTGGGTTGTTATCAATGAATCGGTAAACATACTGCTCGAAGGAACACCCCCAACCATCAACTGGGAGGAGGTAAAAGAGTCCCTGCGCACCATTGACGGCGTCAGGGATGTCCATGATTTACACATTTGGACCATCACCTCCGGTCTGGCCTCCCTTACCTGTCATCTTGTCATTGAGGCCGACAAAGATCCCCAGGCTATCCTGCAAACAGCCATTTGCACCATCAGGGACCAATTTCAAATTAACCATACCACGATCCAGATTGAAACAGCAGACTTTAATCACCCGAGCTGTCTGCCCTGA